One window of the Camelina sativa cultivar DH55 chromosome 1, Cs, whole genome shotgun sequence genome contains the following:
- the LOC104785262 gene encoding PHD finger protein At3g20280-like, protein MGDLESVLPTPMIEENELEPPAKRQRFSQDMNRVAEIVLVLSALGSMRVGDSPTDLELELMDEARSKLAGLCQEFTPDDILCKDDVKAVIEDLGLNAKLQDQRLGFRAPKLTISEKLSLGKRKMEEVKRYPSSTVSTGAALSQANGSVASPGLASKASVAHQWPNSNVNTSGSHLKMERPQMTINGASQGTPISSTNYYAAPWSAQSQSTISFSTGAPDKKVPIQNSVRVSDPSFRPFMSQTPHGTFPGTNLQKMHYGQTSSSGNNHIEIAKVIQKVLQPRIKQYSLWNPPSREYMSRAMPCQMRDVTIKEMDTLLICDACEKAYHLKCLPGNNIKGVPKSEWHCSRCVQAFNGKPFPPTYGRTIRAVTTTAAKVPSSTAGVQSSSAKKIGSMDIKVNQQKPIVTTTPRVQNSPGFVSGAATTSHFGTATVNANTTASAAKITNIGSQRCRESVISGADSPALVSRTETPKLTASACSSSVINNGPISKPLTSVGTMSSTSSLRVCKQVPVNATSSASPSAPITSSFVARAPTVTKNGDSSSAASETADHSVSKADLTTQVHTLTVTSSSNSQPALSHCEDAKATDDAALMRNVVYEPQAPLENVAECEKPSESTSHIDTLNAREKFASETCENHTTESLEAILSDQDSKITAEPSMPQAHAAYLSETTASQPPSVSSNYHSQIEKRTTNVQDSLQNVSGDSLDGKGLNDLDNRHQEQPSEPEFVKLDSAKEANAT, encoded by the exons ATGGGGGATCTTGAATCTGTCTTACCGACTCCGATGATCGAAGAAAACGAATTGGAACCGCCTGCGAAAAGGCAACGTTTTTCTCAGGATATGAACAGAGTCGCCgagattgttttggttttgtcggCGTTAGGGAGTATGCGAGTTGGGGATTCTCCGACGGATTTGGAACTCGAGCTTATGGATGAAGCTAGGTCGAAATTAGCTGGATTGTGTCAGGAGTTTACCCCTGACGATATCCTCTGTAAGGATGATGTTAAAGCTGTTATTGAAGATTTGGGTTTGAATGCTAAGCTTCAAGACCAGAGATTAGGGTTCCGAGCACCTAAGCTGACTATCTCCGAGAAGCTATCCCTTGGTAAAAGAAAG ATGGAAGAAGTAAAAAGGTATCCTTCCTCTACTGTATCTACTGGAGCTGCATTGTCACAGGCAAACGGTAGTGTTGCGTCTCCAGGTCTTG CGAGTAAAGCTTCTGTGGCACATCAGTGGCCTAATAGTAATGTTAATACAAGTGGAAGCCACTTGAAAATGGAGAGACCTCAGATGACAATTAACGGTGCTTCTCAAGGGACTC CAATTTCTTCCACAAACTATTATGCGGCACCCTGGTCTGCCCAATCTCAATCCACCATATCTTTCAGCACTGGAGCTCCAGATAAGAAGGTTCCTATTCAAAATTCTGTCAGGGTATCAGATCCGAGCTTTAGGCCATTCATGTCTCAAACTCCGCACGGTACATTCCCAGGAACAAATCTGCAGAAGATGCATTATGGTCAGACTTCTTCGTCTGGAAACAACCATATTGAAATCGCCAAGGTTATCCAAAAAGTTCTACAACCACGGATTAAACAGTATTCTCTGTGGAATCCACCTTCAAGAGAGTATATGAGCAGGGCAATGCCATGCCAGATGCGTGATGTTACCATCAAAGAAATGGACACTCTACTGATTTGTGATGCCTGTGAAAAAGCATACCACTTGAAATGTCTGCCAGGAAACAATATCAAAGGGGTACCAAAATCTGAATGGCATTGCTCAAGATGTGTGCAAGCATTCAATGGGAAGCCATTTCCTCCTACATATGGTCGTACAATTCGTGCCGTAACTACTACTGCAGCAAAAGTGCCCTCTAGTACAGCCGGAGTTCAATCATCCTCAGCAAAGAAAATTGGATCGATGGATATAAAGGTTAATCAACAGAAACCAATTGTAACTACGACTCCCAGAGTACAAAATTCCCCTGGCTTTGTTTCTGGAGCAGCAACTACATCGCATTTTGGGACTGCTACTGTAAATGCAAATACAACTGCAAGCGCAGCAAAGATTACTAACATTGGATCACAAAGGTGTAGGGAAAGTGTTATCTCTGGAGCCGATTCTCCAGCACTGGTATCACGTACTGAGACTCCAAAGCTTACAGCAAGTGCATGTTCAAGTTCTGTGATAAACAATGGTCCCATATCAAAACCTTTGACATCAGTTGGCACTATGAGCAGCACTTCTTCATTGCGTGTCTGTAAACAAGTTCCTGTGAATGCAACCTCAAGTGCTAGCCCGAGTGCACCAATAACTTCTAGCTTTGTCGCCCGAGCCCCGACCGTTACCAAAAATGGTGACAGCAGCTCAGCCGCATCTGAGACTGCTGACCATTCTGTATCGAAAGCTGACCTTACCACCCAAGTTCATACATTGACTGTTACTTCCAGCAGCAATTCTCAACCGGCATTGTCACATTGTGAGGATGCAAAAGCAACTGACGATGCAGCTCTTATGAGAAATGTTGTATATGAACCACAAGCTCCTCTGGAAAATGTTGCTGAGTGTGAGAAACCATCAGAGTCTACATCTCATATAGACACTCTGAATGCTAGGGAGAAATTTGCTTCTGAAACTTGCGAGAACCACACAACAGAATCTTTAGAGGCAATTTTGTCAGATCAGGATTCAAAGATCACCGCTGAACCATCCATGCCACAAGCGCATGCAGCTTACCTGTCGGAGACAACAGCATCTCAGCCGCCTTCGGTGTCATCTAACTATCATTCACAAATCGAGAAAAGAACAACAAATGTCCAAGATTCTCTACAGAATGTTTCAGGAGATTCACTGGATGGCAAAGggttaaatgatttagataatAGACATCAGGAACAGCCTTCAGAGCCCGAGTTTGTTAAGTTAGATTCGGCAAAGGAGGCAAATGCTACCTAG
- the LOC104785314 gene encoding uncharacterized protein LOC104785314 isoform X2 codes for MGNCLRHESEMHWAGEDWDEFIPEDHHHHHHSSKNTSRDAHQKVIVTRDCKSSDLSDHEMVKIRLTKKQLQDLLNKVNVHDFSCPSQMIDRGGYDEEGNQQGIWKPVLQSIPEAN; via the exons atggGGAATTGTTTAAGGCACGAATCAGAA ATGCACTGGGCTGGTGAAGACTGGGATGAATTCATCCcagaagatcatcatcatcatcatcatagctCTAAAAATACCTCTAGAGATGCTCATCAAAAAGTGATTGTTACACGAGACTGTAAATCCTCTGATCTATCTGATCATGAGATGGTCAAGATCAGGCTCACCAAGAAGCAACTTCAAGATTTACTGAATAAAGTCAACGTCCATGACTTCTCGTGTCCGAGCCAGATGATCGATCGTGGTGGTTACGACGAAGAAGGCAATCAGCAAGGGATATGGAAACCAGTTCTCCAGAGCATACCCGAAGCTAATTAA
- the LOC104785287 gene encoding uncharacterized protein LOC104785287: protein MADIDIGTAATRANDGRGGARERLINRETKFTRSVSHAQDELQSFRKYLRWMCVDQSSPWTALLSWSMFVVFTIVVPATSHFMLACADCDSHHSRPHDSVVQLSLSSFAALSFLCLSRFVSKYGLRRFLFFDKLWDESETVRRGYTNQLNRSLKILSYFVTPCFLAMSSYKIWWYASGASQIPFLGNVILSDTVACLMELCSWLYRTTVIFLVCVLFRLICHLQILRLQDFAQVFQMDSDVGSILSEHLRIRRHLRIISHRYRTFILLSLILVTGSQFYSLLITTKAYADLNIYRAGELALCSMTLVTALLILLRSASKITHKAQAVTCLAAKWHVCATIESFETVDGETPRLVDRASGPGYYQTDGDIGGSDSEDYGDEEDDFDNNNLIPAYAYSTISFQKRQALVNYFENNKAGITVFGFTLDRSTLHTIFGIEMSLVLWLLGKTIGIS, encoded by the exons ATGGCGGACATCGACATCGGAACCGCAGCAACAAGAGCAAACGACGGACGAGGAGGAGCACGAGAACGGCTAATCAACAGAGAAACAAAGTTCACACGCAGCGTATCACACGCGCAAGACGAGCTACAGAGCTTCCGTAAATATCTGCGATGGATGTGTGTGGATCAGTCTAGCCCTTGGACCGCTCTTCTCTCTTGGTCTATGTTCGTGGTTTTCACAATCGTCGTTCCCGCCACGTCACACTTCATGCTCGCTTGCGCTGACTGCGACAGCCATCACTCGAGGCCGCACGATTCCGTTGTCCAGCTTTCTCTTAGCAGTTTCGCTGCTCTTTCGTTTCTTTGTCTCTCCAGATTCGTTAGCAAGTATGGTCTCCGAAGGTTTCTTTTCTTCGATAAGCTTTGGGATGAGAGCGAGACCGTTCGCCGTGGATACACCAATCAGCTCAAT AGATCGCTTAAGATTCTCTCCTACTTCGTTACTCCTTGTTTCTTAGCGATGAGTTCATACAAGATATGGTGGTATGCTTCAGGGGCTTCTCAGATTCCTTTCCTTGGTAATGTTATCTTGAGTGATACAGTTGCTTGTCTGATGGAACTCTGCTCGTGGCTGTACCGTACCACAGTGATCTTCCTGGTTTGTGTCCTCTTCCGTCTCATCTGCCATCTCCAGATCCTTAGGCTTCAAGACTTTGCTCAGGTTTTCCAGATGGATTCGGATGTTGGTTCCATCTTGTCTGAACATCTCCGCATCAGACGTCACCTGAGAATCATCAGCCACCGATACCGAACCTTCATATTGTTGTCTTTGATTCTTGTAACTGGCAGTCAGTTTTACTCTCTGCTTATTACCACTAAGGCCTATGCTGATTTGAATATCTACAGAGCTGGAGAACTTGCA CTATGTTCAATGACGCTGGTCACCGCACTGCTCATTCTACTTCGAAGTGCTTCAAAGATCACACACAAGGCTCAGGCGGTGACTTGTCTTGCTGCTAAGTGGCATGTCTGCGCGACAATAGAATCCTTTGAGACAGTGGATGGAGAGACTCCAAGGTTAGTTGATAGAGCAAGCGGACCCGGATACTATCAAACAGATGGTGATATTGGAGGATCAGACAGTGAAGATTatggagacgaagaagatgatttcGATAACAACAATCTGATTCCTGCTTATGCCTATAGCACAATATCGTTCCAAAAACGGCAAGCTCTAG tgAATTACTTTGAGAACAATAAAGCAGGAATCACGGTGTTTGGGTTTACACTTGATAGAAGTACTCTTCATACAATCTTCGGAATCGAAATGTCGCTTGTTCTCTGGTTACTTGGTAAGACCATTGGAATTTCTTGA
- the LOC104785278 gene encoding EH domain-containing protein 1 yields MPSRRRTRFLCKPLLQSEMEIEAVAAGSCSKENQIIYKEWFEFADSDGDGRITGNDAIKFFSMSNLPRPELKQVWAIADAKRQGYLSFKEFIVAMQLVSLAQTGHEISHEVLNSDVDFQNINPPTMEGLGVLMAKKKHSSKSSDLSINGSPAADTSLTAQWFSSKSSKKISLSSVTSIVDGLKRLYIQKLKPLEVAYRFNDFVSPLLTNSDFDAKPMVMLLGQYSTGKTTFIKHLLKASYPGAHIGPEPTTDRFVVVMSGPDERSIPGNTVAVQADMPFSGLTTFGTAFLSKFECSQMPHPLLEHVTFVDTPGVLSGEKQRTQRAYEFTGVTSWFASKCDLILLLFDPHKLDVSDEFKRVISSLRGHDDKIRVVLNKADQVDTQQLMRVYGALMWSLGKVLNTPEVSRVYIGSFSDKPINEAATGPIGRELFEKEQDDLLADLKDIPKKACDRRINEFVKRARAAKIHAYIISHLKKEMPAIMGKAKAQQKLIDNLEDVFGKVQREHHLPKGDFPNVEHFREVLSGYNIDKFEKLKPKMLQTVDDMLGYDIPELLKSFRNPYD; encoded by the exons ATGCCGTCGAGACGAAGAACCCGCTTTCTCTGTAAACC ATTGTTGCAATCGGAGATGGAGATCGAAGCCGTCGCAGCTGGTTCTTGTTCCAAAGAGAATCAAATAATCTACAAGGAATGGTTCGAATTCGCCGATTCAG ACGGAGATGGACGCATTACTGGTAACGATGCGATCAAGTTCTTCTCTATGTCTAATTTGCCTCGTCCGGAGTTGAAGCAG GTCTGGGCGATTGCGGATGCAAAGAGACAAGGGTATCTTAGTTTCAAAGAGTTTATTGTTGCCATGCAG CTTGTTTCTTTGGCTCAAACTGGACATGAAATATCACATGAAGTTCTTAATAGCGACG TTGATTTCCAAAATATTAATCCTCCTACCATGGAAGGTCTGGGTGTATTAATGGCG aagaagaagcattcaTCAAAGTCGAGTGATCTTAGTATCAATG GTAGCCCTGCCGCAGACACTTCACTTACAGCTCAGTGGTTCTCTTCAAAATCTTCgaaaaag ATTTCTTTGTCCTCCGTAACATCTATAGTGGATGGCCTGAAAAGGTTGTACATTCAGAAGCTAAAACCACTTGAAGTAGCATATCGGTTTAACGATTTTGTATCCCCATTGTTG ACCAATAGTGATTTCGATGCGAAACCTATGGTAATGCTTCTAGGTCAATACTCCACAggaaaaacaacattcattaaGCATTTGCTTAAAGCTAGTTATCCTG GAGCTCATATTGGACCAGAACCGACTACCGACAGATTTGTTGTTGTCATG TCTGGACCTGATGAAAGAAGCATTCCGGGGAACACCGTAGCGGTTCAAGCAGATATGCCATTCAGTGGTCTTACGACTTTTGGGACTGCCTTTTTGTCAAAGTTTGAATGCTCTCAGATGCCTCACCCT CTGCTAGAGCACGTTACATTTGTCGACACCCCAGGAGTTTTATCAGGGGAAAAGCAAAGGACACAGCGAGCATATGAATTTACTGGTGTTACATCATGGTTTGCCTCTAAGTGCGATCTCATCCTCCTCCTATTTGACCCACACAAGTTGGATGTAAGTGATGAATTCAAACGTGTAATTTCATCTTTACGCGGTCATGATGACAAGATCCGCGTTGTTCTGAATAAGGCTGACCAAGTGGACACTCAGCAG CTAATGAGGGTATATGGAGCTCTCATGTGGTCACTTGGGAAAGTTCTTAATACTCCTGAGGTTTCCCGTGTCTATATTGG TTCGTTCAGTGATAAACCCATAAATGAAGCTGCAACTGGTCCAATTGGGAGAGAATTGTTTGAAAAGGAGCAAGATGACCTTCTCGCTGATTTGAAAGACATTCCAAAGAAAGCTTGTGATCGTAGA ATAAATGAGTTTGTGAAACGGGCAAGAGCAGCAAAGATACATGCATACATCATCAGCCATTTGAAGAAGGAGATGCCAGCCATAATGGGGAAAGCCAAAGCTCAACAAAAACTGATAGATAACTTAGAAGACGTCTTTGGAAAG GTACAAAGAGAGCATCACTTACCAAAAGGAGATTTCCCGAATGTGGAGCATTTCAGGGAGGTGCTAAGTGGTTACAACATCGACAAGTTTGAGAAGCTTAAGCCAAAAATGTTGCAGACTGTTGATGATATGTTGGGGTATGACATTCCAGAGCTTTTGAAaagttttagaaacccttatgATTAA
- the LOC104785298 gene encoding protein TRIGALACTOSYLDIACYLGLYCEROL 2, chloroplastic isoform X2, translated as MIGNPVIQVPSSLMPSSSMIVCPRASPNGLPYLPPKKPRASRHLVVRAASNSDAAHGQGQPSSGEGRKSPLTVVLDVPRSIWKQTLKPLSDFGFGKRSVWEGGVGLFIVSGATLLALSWAWLRGFQMRSKFRKYQTVFELSHASGICTGTPVRIRGVTVGTVIRVNPSLKNIEAVAEIEDDKIIIPKNSLVEVNQSGLLMETMIDIMPRNPIPEPSVGPLHPECGVEGLIVCDRQKIKGEQGVSLDELVGIFTRIGREVEAIGVANTYSLAERAASVIEEAKPLLKK; from the exons ATGATTGGGAATCCGGTAATTCAAGTTCCATCATCACTAATGCCATCATCGTCCATGATTGTTTGCCCTCGAGCATCACCCAATGGGCTTCCTTATCTCCCACCGAAGAAACCTAGAGCTAGTAGGCATTTAGTGGTAAGAGCTGCATCCAATTCCGACGCTGCTCATGGTCAAGGTCAACCATCGTCTGGTGAAGGGAGGAAGAGTCCGCTCACGGTTGTTTTGGATGTGCCCAGGAGTATATGGAAACAGACTTTAAAGCCTTTGAGTGATTTTGGGTTTGGTAAAAGAAGTGTTTGGGAAGGTGgggttggtttgtttattgtCTCTGGAGCTACACTTCTTGCTCTTAGCTGGGCTTGGTTGCGAGGGTTTCAAATGCGGTCCAAGTTTAGGAAATATCAGACTGTGTTTGAGCTTAGTCATGCCTCTGGCATTTGTACTGGAACACCTGTTAGAATCCGCGGGGTTACTGTTGGTACGGTGATCCGTGTTAATCCTTCCTTGAAGAACATTGAAGCTGTTGCTGAG ATTGAAGATGATAAGATTATTATCCCAAAGAATTCACTGGTTGAGGTGAATCAGTCTGGTCTTCTAATGGAAACCATGATCGACATTATGCCTAGGAATCCGATACCAGAACCTTCTGTAGGACCTCTGCATCCTGAATGTGGTGTAGAAGGTCTGATCGTTTGTGATAGGCAGAAGATTAAAGGAGAGCAAGGAGTAAGTTTAGATGAATTAGTTGGTATTTTCACTCGTATTGGACGCGAAGTAGAGGCCATTGGTGTTGCCAATACATATTCGCTTGCTGAGAGAGCAGCTTCAGTTATTGAGGAAGCAAAACCATTGCTCAAAAAG TGA
- the LOC104785324 gene encoding aspartate carbamoyltransferase, chloroplastic-like: MAIPTSLTSATLCGASVFPKAALACSSDFPSNLSIPFESSKICLTSFPASKKNATWNLTRNVAPIQGIRCHAMQVETRECFTAGKKFQLSDVIEGQQFDREMLSAIFDVAREMEKIEKSSTQSEILKGYLMATLFYEPSTRTRLSFESAMKRLGGEVLTTENAREFSSAAKGETLEDTIRTVEGYTDIIVMRHFESGAARKAAATANIPVINAGDGPGEHPTQALLDVYTIQSEIGKLDGICVALVGDLANGRTVRSLAYLLAKFKDVKIYFVSPEIVKMKDDIKEYLTSNGVEWEESSNLMEVASKCDVVYQTRIQRERFGERLDLYEAARGKYIVDKDLLGVMQKKAIIMHPLPRLDEITADVDADPRAAYFRQAKNGLFIRMALLKLLLIGW; this comes from the exons ATGGCTATCCCAACATCACTTACTTCAGCAACACTTTGCGGTGCCTCAGTTTTTCCTAAAGCAGCATTAGCCTGCAGCTCTGACTTCCCAAGCAATCTCTCTATTCCTTTTGAAAGCTCAAAGATTTGTTTGACTTCATTTCCTGCCTCTAAGAAAAATGCTACCTGGAATCTTACCCGAAATGTTGCTCCAATCCAAGGAATTAGGTGTCATGCTATGCAAGTTGAGACAAGGGAATGTTTTACGGCTGGGAAGAAATTTCAACTTAGTGATGTGATTGAAGGGCAGCAGTTTGATAGGGAGATGCTAAGTGCTATATTTGATGTTGCTCGCGAAATGGAAAAGATTGAAAAAAGCTCTACTCAAAGTGAAATACTCAAGGGTTACCTAATGGCTACCCTCTTTTATGAGCCTTCTACCCGTACCAGGCTCTCTTTTGAATCTGCCATGAAACGCCTTGGAGGTGAAGTCTTAACTACTGAGAATGCCAGAGAGTTTTCTTCTGCAGCTAAAGGGGAAACACTTGAAG ACACTATAAGAACAGTGGAGGGTTATACTGATATAATCGTGATGCGGCATTTTGAAAGCGGTGCTGCTAGAAAAGCTGCAGCTACTGCCAATATACCTGTCATTAATGCAGGTGATGGTCCTGGAGAGCATCCTACTCAG GCTCTCTTGGACGTCTATACCATTCAAAGTGAAATTGGAAAACTAGATGGCATCTGTGTAGCCTTAGTTGGAGATCTTGCCAATGGAAGGACAGTCCGGTCGCTTGCATACTTGCTTGCCAAGTTTAAAGACGTGAAGATCTACTTTGTTTCCCCTGAAATTGTTAAGATGAAG GATGATATAAAAGAATACTTGACATCAAACGGGGTCGAATGGGAAGAAAGTTCAAACTTAATGGAAGTAGCATCCAAGTGTGATGTAGTTTACCAAACCCGAATCCAAAGAGAGCGGTTTGGAGAAAGGCTTGACCTTTACGAAGCAGCTCGTGGGAAGTATATAGTAGACAAGGATCTCTTAGGAGTGATGCAGAAAAAAGCAATTATCATGCATCCCTTACCGAGATTGGATGAA ATCACTGCAGATGTTGACGCTGATCCAAGAGCTGCCTATTTCAGACAAGCAAAGAACGGTTTGTTCATTAGAATGGCTCTTCTGAAGCTACTGCTTATTGGCTGGTGA
- the LOC104785298 gene encoding protein TRIGALACTOSYLDIACYLGLYCEROL 2, chloroplastic isoform X1, whose amino-acid sequence MIGNPVIQVPSSLMPSSSMIVCPRASPNGLPYLPPKKPRASRHLVVRAASNSDAAHGQGQPSSGEGRKSPLTVVLDVPRSIWKQTLKPLSDFGFGKRSVWEGGVGLFIVSGATLLALSWAWLRGFQMRSKFRKYQTVFELSHASGICTGTPVRIRGVTVGTVIRVNPSLKNIEAVAEIEDDKIIIPKNSLVEVNQSGLLMETMIDIMPRNPIPEPSVGPLHPECGVEGLIVCDRQKIKGEQGVSLDELVGIFTRIGREVEAIGVANTYSLAERAASVIEEAKPLLKKIQAMAEDAQPLLSEFRDSGLLKEVECLTRSLTQASNDLRKVNASIMTPENTELIQKSIYTLVYTLKNVESISSDILGFTGDEATRKNLKLLIKSLSRLL is encoded by the exons ATGATTGGGAATCCGGTAATTCAAGTTCCATCATCACTAATGCCATCATCGTCCATGATTGTTTGCCCTCGAGCATCACCCAATGGGCTTCCTTATCTCCCACCGAAGAAACCTAGAGCTAGTAGGCATTTAGTGGTAAGAGCTGCATCCAATTCCGACGCTGCTCATGGTCAAGGTCAACCATCGTCTGGTGAAGGGAGGAAGAGTCCGCTCACGGTTGTTTTGGATGTGCCCAGGAGTATATGGAAACAGACTTTAAAGCCTTTGAGTGATTTTGGGTTTGGTAAAAGAAGTGTTTGGGAAGGTGgggttggtttgtttattgtCTCTGGAGCTACACTTCTTGCTCTTAGCTGGGCTTGGTTGCGAGGGTTTCAAATGCGGTCCAAGTTTAGGAAATATCAGACTGTGTTTGAGCTTAGTCATGCCTCTGGCATTTGTACTGGAACACCTGTTAGAATCCGCGGGGTTACTGTTGGTACGGTGATCCGTGTTAATCCTTCCTTGAAGAACATTGAAGCTGTTGCTGAG ATTGAAGATGATAAGATTATTATCCCAAAGAATTCACTGGTTGAGGTGAATCAGTCTGGTCTTCTAATGGAAACCATGATCGACATTATGCCTAGGAATCCGATACCAGAACCTTCTGTAGGACCTCTGCATCCTGAATGTGGTGTAGAAGGTCTGATCGTTTGTGATAGGCAGAAGATTAAAGGAGAGCAAGGAGTAAGTTTAGATGAATTAGTTGGTATTTTCACTCGTATTGGACGCGAAGTAGAGGCCATTGGTGTTGCCAATACATATTCGCTTGCTGAGAGAGCAGCTTCAGTTATTGAGGAAGCAAAACCATTGCTCAAAAAG ATTCAAGCCATGGCTGAAGATGCTCAACCTTTGCTCTCTGAGTTTCGTGATAGCGGCTTGCTTAAGGAAGTTGAGTGTCTTACTCGAAGTCTTACCCAAGCTTCTAACGATTTGAG AAAGGTGAATGCGTCGATTATGACACCAGAGAATACAGAACTCATTCAGAAGTCAATCTACACTCTGGTTTACACTTTGAAGAATGTCGAG AGCATAAGCTCAGATATTCTGGGGTTCACGGGGGATGAAGCAACGAGAAAAAACCTAAAGCTACTCATAAAATCCCTCAGCAGGCTATTATGA
- the LOC104785314 gene encoding uncharacterized protein LOC104785314 isoform X1: MGNCLRHESEMHWAGEDWDEFIPEDHHHHHHSSKNTSRDAHQKVIVTRDCKSSDLSDHEMVKIRLTKKQLQDLLNKVNVHDFSCPSQMIDRGGYDEEGNQQGIWKPVLQSIPEAN; this comes from the coding sequence atggGGAATTGTTTAAGGCACGAATCAGAAATGCACTGGGCTGGTGAAGACTGGGATGAATTCATCCcagaagatcatcatcatcatcatcatagctCTAAAAATACCTCTAGAGATGCTCATCAAAAAGTGATTGTTACACGAGACTGTAAATCCTCTGATCTATCTGATCATGAGATGGTCAAGATCAGGCTCACCAAGAAGCAACTTCAAGATTTACTGAATAAAGTCAACGTCCATGACTTCTCGTGTCCGAGCCAGATGATCGATCGTGGTGGTTACGACGAAGAAGGCAATCAGCAAGGGATATGGAAACCAGTTCTCCAGAGCATACCCGAAGCTAATTAA